The sequence CTTATCCAGGATCATAAGATAATGCATTTTGAAAAGGCAACGATATGGAGGAGCGTTATCCAGCATTCATCAATAGAAAACGGAGGTTTTGTCATTGTTGATTTCGTCTTTGCTGATAACGATATTTATAAAAAAGCTGTGCTGAACCCTGTTAACCTGGAAATAGACGATGTGACCATTCCCATTGCAAGTCCTGAAAATCTTATTGCAATAAAACAGCTTTCAAATCGGCCGCAGGACTTACTCGATATTGAAGCAATACGAAACGAATACTTTGATGAGTAACGGAGCAACCAGGTGAATTACCCCACCTAAAGACGGGGCATCTTAAGCTCTTACCTCCACACAAACATTTCATTGCTGTTGACATATAGCCACACATACAATACACTACCAATGAAATATATGTCATAGAGTACTTTTTAAAATGGAAAAGCGAAAACTTACAGAACTCATTGTTGAACACAAAGAAAAGGCCCTCTCTGGGGGCGATTACATCATGCGCGACAGCCTTTCCGACGCGCAAGCGATTCTAAACCAGAAAGAAATACATATTATAAGCGGTGTCAGAAGGTGTGGAAAATCAACCCTGATGCGCCTTCTGATAGGAAAGCTTTTAGAAGAAGGAGTAAAAAACAGAACATCCTTTTTCTCAATTTTGAGGATGACAGGTTTGCGGAATTCACCACAGCAGATTTTCAGCCCCTCTACGAGGCATTTCTCGAGGTCGAATCGCCCGTGGGGAGGAAATACTTCTTCCTTGACGAGATACAGAACCTTCCCGGATGGCATCGCTGGGTCAACAGGCTTTATGAATTTGAAGACATAAAACTCTTTATAACAGGCTCCAACTCATCGATACTGGGCGGCGAAGCCGCGACAGTCTTGACGGGACGAAACAGGATCATGGAGCTCTATCCGTTTTCATTTAGGGAGCTTCTGAGGGCAAACGACTTATCAGTAGAGGACAGGGATTTTCTTATAACGGAAAAAAGGGTAGAAATTGCAAGGTTATTCAATGATTATCTTGTCTTTGGAGGGTTCCCGGAAGTTGTAAAAAGTCAGGACACATCTCTGCTTCAGGAATACTTCCGGGATATCATATTCAGAGATGTTGTCACACGCTATTCTGTCAGAAATGTCCGCGAGATCAGAGAACTTGCACTCTATCTGGCATCCAATCTGTCATGCATGTCGAGCTACAAGAAACTCAGGGATGTGATATCAGTAAACAGCCTGACCACGGTAAAAAATTATATCGGTTATTTTGAAGACGTATATCTTTTCTTTGCCGCCGGCCTTTTTGATTATTCACTGAAGAGGCAGATGTACAATCCATCAAAGATGTACTGTGTCGACCATGCGATCGCATCCTCCATCGCGTTTAAATTCTCAGAGGATATCGGAAGGACAATAGAGAATATTGTCTTTATCGAACTGAAAAGAAGGGGGCTTGAGGTCTATTACTGGAAGGACAAAAAAGGCAGAGAATGCGATTTCCTGATAAAAAAGGGGAGGACCATCACAGAAGCGGTGCAGGTCTCCAGTAATATAAGCACAATGGATACCAGGGACAGAGAAATAACAGGCGCTATCGCCGCCGCTGAGGAATTCGGATTAAAAGAAGTGAAAATGTTGACCACCGAAGACCTCGGCAGCGAGACAGTAAAAGGGATAAAGATACAGTATATCCCAATATGGCGATGGCTCTGCAGCTCGGGTTATGAGTTTTAGGTTTTAATAACATATCCGGTTTTAACCGGCGCTCTCCGGACGTCCCGCAGTTCCGCTTGGGGGGAAATAGGGGGACATGACCCGATTTAGCCCCATCAAATCGGGATCGTGTCCCCGGACAGAGGGGCAACGCTACTGGTCATTGAGACGGGACTTCCCCGTCTCTAAAAAAGATACAGAAACAACTTGAACTATCTCTAAAAAGAAGATAGTATTTCCGCTATGAAAAATATAATCTCTCAACTCATCGATGATTTTCATGAACGAAAATTGCCTGAACCGGTAGCTCGAGATAGGAAATTTTCCGAGATACAGGGTAAGGCAGATGTCGTCATCGGCATGAGACGATCGGGGAAGACATGGTTTTGTTATCAGAAAATAAAAGAACTGATTACCTCGGGAACAAAAAAGGAAGAGATCCTTTATCTTAACTTCGAAGACGATCGGCTGCTTGATTTTACCGTCCATGATTTCCAGAAAATTCTTGATATCTATTTCGGAAAATATCCTGAGCTTCGCGATACCCGGTGTAAGTTTTTCTTTGATGAGATACAGCGAATAGACCAATGGGAGATGTTCATCCGGCGCCTGCTTGATACGGAAAATCTTCAAATCTTTATTACCGGCTCATCATCAAAGCTACTTGGCTCCGAAATAACTACCACCCTGCGGGGACGTTCTCTGCCGATAGAAATATTCCCATTCAGTTTTGAGGAATTTTTGAAGTTTCACGGGCTTTTTTCTGACAGACCAAAAACATTTGGCGCGAACACTGCCTCCACATTACGCAAGGCCGTAAACGATTATCTTGAAGTCGGAGGCTTTCCTGAAATACAGAAACTGGATCGCGAACTTCGAATAGAAGTATTACAGGGCTATATTGATTCCGTATTGTTAAAAGACATAATTGAGCGTCATAAAGTCAGCAATATTCTTGTGCTGAAACATCTTGTCCGTCACATTATGAATTCATCCGGCGGGCAGTTCAGTGTTAATAAATTCTACAATACCATGAAAAGCATGTCGATCAAATGCACCAAGAACAGCCTGTACGCGTATCTTGATTATTTGACAGACGCTTTTTTATTCTACAAGGTTCCCATACACAGTCGCTCTGAAAAATCGAGGCTGATTAATCCGGTTAAAATCTATACGATCGATACCGGCCTTTTAAATGCCATGACCTTTCGCAACGCATATAACTACTGTCCACTGCTCGAAACCATGGCATTTATGCACCTGCGTCGCCGGGGTTATGACGCGGAATATGTCAATACAAAAGACGGATATGAAGTCGATTTCTTTGCGCGGCATAAAATTTCAGGCGAGACGCAACTGATTCAGGTATGCTGGGATCTGTCGGACAAAAAAACCTTTGAAAGAGAGCTCCGGGGACTAAAAAACGCGATGGATGAGCTCTCACTCCCAACAGGCACGCTAATAACATGGGATGACGAGACCATTATAGATAATAAAATAAACGTAATCCCCATCTGGAAATGGCTTGTTGGGAATGGGGAATCACGGGGACATGACCCGAGTAGCGTGGGGACATGACCCGATTTAGTCCCATCGCGTGGGGACATGACCCGATTTAGTCCCATCGCGTGGGGACATGACCCGATTTAGAGAGCCTGTCATTGCGAGGAGCGCAGCGACGCGGCAATCTTTTTGTCATTCCATCAAATCGAGATCGTGTACCCCGGCAGCAAAAGAATGCTTGGAGCAACATCAAGGTATGTGATAATTTTGAAACAACAGTGAAACCAAAACAGATATTAAGGGGGCAGGAACGTCTGGACGTCCTCAGGAGGTAATACGATGGATTTTTATACAACTGTATTAAGAAAAAGTGGCGCATATTGGGTTGCCTTATGTTTAGAAAACGGAATTGTCGGACAGGGTCATACAAAGGAAAAGGCAGTCGCAAAGCTAAAAGAAGCGATAGGCTCTATTAAGGAAGTTCGAAAGGCGGACGAGGACATTTATTCTGCTCCTTTGTCAATAAAGGAATTGCATGAATTTTTGAAGGTAGAAAGCGTGGATTCTATTCCGGAACCGTTGGAAATGAGAGCGTTGTATGCCTAAAAATGTGCCGTCTTTGAAAGCAAGACAACTCATCCGATTGTTGGAATCAGGTGGCTGCAAGTTTTATAGAGAAGGTAAGGGAGATCACAAACTATATGTGCGTTACATTGCGGGGAAAAAGAGATGGTACCCATTGACATGGGTGAGAAGGAATTTTGATGAACTCGTAAAAAGTCAGTTTTTGTCACCCTGAATTTATTTCAGGGTCTCTAACTTACTGAAATAATTAGATGCTGAAACAAGTTCAGCATGACAAATGGTGCAGTTTATGACTTTTTACGAGTCTGTCAATTTTAACCTCCTTATGTCTTAAGAATATTTCGCCAGTTTGGATTTACAGATGGGGAAATAGAGGATCTGCTTAAATAAATGACCCACAGAGTCAATCTTTACGCATTCGCATAGGGGACACTTCCCGCACTTAGGGAAGTGTCTCTATTACCCCCACTCGGGGACATGACCCGATTTAGCCCCATCAAATCGGGATCGTGTACCCGGACAGTGTCTGGCTCCCCTTCCACTTTTTCCCCGGAAATGTCTCACGCAAAGCCCCAACCGGCAACCATAATTTATTTGCTTAAGATAGAATCAACATCTGCGCAAAAAACGTAGCTGTTGCGAATAAAGACTCTAATATAAAAGGTTATCATATGAGTGTAATAAAGATCGAAGATGTAGAAAATAAAATTGTAGAAATTCAGGGGCAGAAGGTCCTTTTGGATAGTGATGTTGCCGAACTTTATGAAGTAGAGACGAAGAGAATTAATGAAGCGGTGAAAAATAATCCCGACAAATTTCCTCATGAATATATTGTTGAACTGAGTAAAAATGAATGGGATTTATTGAAGTCGAAAATTTCGACTTCAAAGAGAGGTGGAAAGGTTAAAACTCCCAAAGCCTTTACTGAAAAAGGCTTGTATATGTTAGCAACAATTCTGAAAAGTAAAGTTGCTACTCAAACTACGATTGCAATTATAGAAACTTTTGCGAAAATAAAAGGACTTACAAGGACGATAAAGGAATTATCAACGACTCAAGAAGGATAGTTTCGTAAAAAGTCAGTTTTTGTCACCCTGGATTTATTTCAGGGTCTCTAACTTGCTGAAATGATTAGATGCTGAAACAAGTTCAGCATGACAAATAACACATTTTGAGACTTTTTACGAACTTGTCAAGAAGAACCCACGCAAAAGAATCTTATGAAAAAAAGTGGGCAGATTATAGCTGAACTCCTGGATGATGACCTGCAAACAACCGACACAGAAACATCGATAGAACTGAACTTCGCCGTTTTGAAGTTTAAGCACACGATAAAAAAGAAAAATAAATGAGAACTATCTGCATTTTTACCGGTAGCCGGGCGGAGTACGGCTTGCTGCGCGGGGTGATTCAGGAAATTCAGGCTGCTGAAACTCTTCGGTTGCAGATTCTTACAAGTGGGATGCACCTGTCACCTGAGTTTGGAATGACTATCCAGGAAATCCGGGCGGATGGTTTTTGACAGACCAGGACAGCAATTTCTACTTGACTTCCCAACAACGTTTTATTATGTTCATTCCTGTGTTCATGGAATGAACGAAGGAAAGCAAAACATGCCAGACCCACAAATAACCAATCTCGAAAGCAAAGAAGTCATCAACCTGCTCCGGGAAATTAAAAAAACACCCGAGATGACTCAGCGTGAACTGTCCGCAAGGCTCGGCATCAGCCTCGGCAAGGTCAACTTTCTGATCAAAGCCTTAATTGCCAAGGGTCTACTCAAAGCTACCAATTTCAAAAACGCCAACAATAAATATGCCTATATATACCTTCTGACTCCACATGGTCTTGAGGAAAAAACTAAAATCACTTATCGCTTCCTGAAAAGGAAGATGAAAGAATACGAACACCTGGAAGAAGAAATTGGACAGTTGAAAAGAGAGGTCATAGAAATCGGGATTCCCGCCGATATGCAGGACTAAAAACAAAAATCCCCTCTAACTCCCCTTTACAAAAGGGGAGAACCTTATAATCTCCCCCTTTTTTAAAGGGGGATTAAGGGGGATTTTGATATAAACACATAACTACTGTAATTTATTAGTAAAGTTATTTTCCCGATGTAATCCAGAGGGCGGAGCTGTGTAAAGAGAGGACTGGCGCAACATACAATGGGCTTCCACAAGACTGAACAGCCCATGTTTCCGAAAGAATTTATTTGGCCAACGAAAATGATCGATCAAGGAGTGACGACTTTTTCGAGACCGTCAATCCTGTCTAATAAAAAGAGAGCTTTGAATAACTATCAGAGAGCTTTGCATAACCCCAGTATTGTCATTGCGAGCGACACGCGGCGCAAGCGCCTGCGCTGCGCGAGCGAAGCAATCTCATAACATATTGATAATTCATAAGATTGCCGCGTCGCTAAAGCTCCTCGCAATGACCAGAATTGCAGTTTTGCAAAGCTCTCATTTAATATTTAAGATGTGACCCTCCGTACCTTTTAACAAAAAGATGCTTGACAACAGGGCCAAAAGTGGCTACCATGATGCAAAAGGTAGCTACTCAAAGGGGGGGCTGTTATGATCAATGTGGGAATCAAGGAGGTCAAGAACAACTTGAGTCGGCTTTTAGCCCAGGTAAAAGCAGGGGAAGAAGTTCTAATCACTAAAAGAGGGAAGCCGATTGCCCGTATAGTGAAGGAAAGCCAAGGCAACCAGTCCATCCGTGCGGCACTGGACCCCTTAGTCCAGAGCGGACTGATCACCTTACCTGGTCGGAGCATCGTGAAAGACCGTATCTCGGCAATAGAAACCTTGGGGAAGCCTGTTTCGGAAATGGTAATCGAGGATCGGCGGTGATCGACCTATGATTCTATATCTGGACACCAGTGCACTGGTAAAGCGATACTTCCGGGAGCCTTATTCCGATGATGTTCTCTCCAGATGGAAATCGGCCACTCAAATCGTTACATCTTTTGTTGCTTACGCAGAAACGATGGCTTCCATCTGTAGAAAAAAACTGGAGTCAGATTTTGGGGATACATTGATCCGAAAAATAGTAGGCACATTTCACCAAGACTGGGAGAGCTTCATCCGTGTGGAGGTCAACGGCAATCTCAATGAATACATCGATAGGGTGGTCGGAAAATATCCACTTAGAGGTTTCGACGCAATCCATCTCGCATCGGCGATGGTAATCCATGAAAGACTTCCTCAAGATTTCATATTTGCCTGTTTCGATGACAGGCTCGCACGCGCCGCGCAGTCGGAAGGATTTGAAACATTTCCGCCAGAAGAATGAGCGTCCCGAAAGCCACCCTTACCCCCGTATTCTCATTAGCGTCTTTGCGCCTTTGCGTGAGGCCCCAACAACGACAATAAGGAAAGCCTGACCCCACTAATGCCCAGCAGCGTGATAATATAAAAAGGAAGCAACCTATAAAGCATATCAAAAAATTTAACGGATTTTTGTTGCGGGAAGGCAGCAGGCACAGTATCTACCAAAGAGGGAGATTGAAAACAGAGGTCCCGAGACATAATGAAGTTGTTGATGAATTAGCAAGGAAAATATGTAAGGATCTGGATATACCTTTTGTGAGGTGATAATATGAAATACAGAGCAGTTATAAAAGAATCTGGTGAATGGTGGATTGGCTGGCTTATTGATCTGCCCGGAGTAAATGCACAGGAGAAAACAAAAGCGGAACTTATCGAATCTTTACGAGTCGGCGCTGAAGATATGCTGGATACCGAAGTGCCTTTTGAGTCTGGCGCCGAAATGACCACTGTTGACATTTCCGACCCGGTTTGGGCAAAACCACCATTTGAAAATTTAACTGTATCCTAAGCCAGTTGCTGTTTGCTGCGGGGACATGACACGATTAAAACCCTTACGGGTAAACTCCGAACAAGGAGTTCAGGCGTAAGCCTTTTAAGGAGTTCAGGCGTAAGCCTTTTAGGGATTCTCGGGGACATGACCCGATTTAGTCCCATCAAATCGGGATCGTGTACCCAGACAGAAAAAAGTTCCAAAACAGTCATACCGGGCTTGATCCGGTATCCAGAACTTATTGAATTTACTGGATTCCGGCTTCCGCCGGAATGACGAAAAATGGTATTTTCTGACTTTTTACGAAGCCATCAATCTTGACCTTTGAGATAATTAGATGGAGTATGACAAGTATAATAAAGGGGGTGGAAACCATGCATGAAAGGGAAATAGAATTGAAATTACAAAAACTTCCTGAAGATTTAAGGAGAGAAGTTTTAGATTATGTGGAGTTCCTGCTAAAGAAGTATAAGGGTACAAAGAGCAAGACAAAGAAATTCCGGTTCGACTGGGAGGGGGAGTTGTCAGAGATGAGAGAGGAATTTACTTCTGTTGAGTTGCAACACAGGACTTTGGAGTGGAGATAATGTTTTTAGCAGACACGAATATATTTTTGGAAATACTTCTGGGGCAGGACAAGAAAGAAGAGTGTAAGAGGTTTCTGATCAACAATATTGGGAATCTCAGCATAACAGATTTTTCTTTGCACTCCATTGGTGTAATTCTCTTCAGGTATAATAAAGAAGATAGTTTTCAGAAATTTATTGAAGATGTCATGCCTGATACCAGACTTCTTTCGTTGCCGATAGAACTGTACAGCGATGTTGTAAATGTCAGGAAAAGCCTGAATTTAGATTTTGATGACGCCTACCAGTATAGCGCGGCTAAATATTATGATCTGCAAGTGGTTACAATGGATAAAGATTTTGA is a genomic window of Syntrophales bacterium containing:
- a CDS encoding ATP-binding protein codes for the protein MWKINPDAPSDRKAFRRRSKKQNILFLNFEDDRFAEFTTADFQPLYEAFLEVESPVGRKYFFLDEIQNLPGWHRWVNRLYEFEDIKLFITGSNSSILGGEAATVLTGRNRIMELYPFSFRELLRANDLSVEDRDFLITEKRVEIARLFNDYLVFGGFPEVVKSQDTSLLQEYFRDIIFRDVVTRYSVRNVREIRELALYLASNLSCMSSYKKLRDVISVNSLTTVKNYIGYFEDVYLFFAAGLFDYSLKRQMYNPSKMYCVDHAIASSIAFKFSEDIGRTIENIVFIELKRRGLEVYYWKDKKGRECDFLIKKGRTITEAVQVSSNISTMDTRDREITGAIAAAEEFGLKEVKMLTTEDLGSETVKGIKIQYIPIWRWLCSSGYEF
- a CDS encoding ATP-binding protein translates to MKNIISQLIDDFHERKLPEPVARDRKFSEIQGKADVVIGMRRSGKTWFCYQKIKELITSGTKKEEILYLNFEDDRLLDFTVHDFQKILDIYFGKYPELRDTRCKFFFDEIQRIDQWEMFIRRLLDTENLQIFITGSSSKLLGSEITTTLRGRSLPIEIFPFSFEEFLKFHGLFSDRPKTFGANTASTLRKAVNDYLEVGGFPEIQKLDRELRIEVLQGYIDSVLLKDIIERHKVSNILVLKHLVRHIMNSSGGQFSVNKFYNTMKSMSIKCTKNSLYAYLDYLTDAFLFYKVPIHSRSEKSRLINPVKIYTIDTGLLNAMTFRNAYNYCPLLETMAFMHLRRRGYDAEYVNTKDGYEVDFFARHKISGETQLIQVCWDLSDKKTFERELRGLKNAMDELSLPTGTLITWDDETIIDNKINVIPIWKWLVGNGESRGHDPSSVGT
- a CDS encoding ORF6N domain-containing protein — encoded protein: MSVIKIEDVENKIVEIQGQKVLLDSDVAELYEVETKRINEAVKNNPDKFPHEYIVELSKNEWDLLKSKISTSKRGGKVKTPKAFTEKGLYMLATILKSKVATQTTIAIIETFAKIKGLTRTIKELSTTQEG
- a CDS encoding MarR family EPS-associated transcriptional regulator, producing MPDPQITNLESKEVINLLREIKKTPEMTQRELSARLGISLGKVNFLIKALIAKGLLKATNFKNANNKYAYIYLLTPHGLEEKTKITYRFLKRKMKEYEHLEEEIGQLKREVIEIGIPADMQD
- a CDS encoding type II toxin-antitoxin system prevent-host-death family antitoxin; this translates as MINVGIKEVKNNLSRLLAQVKAGEEVLITKRGKPIARIVKESQGNQSIRAALDPLVQSGLITLPGRSIVKDRISAIETLGKPVSEMVIEDRR
- a CDS encoding type II toxin-antitoxin system VapC family toxin; translated protein: MILYLDTSALVKRYFREPYSDDVLSRWKSATQIVTSFVAYAETMASICRKKLESDFGDTLIRKIVGTFHQDWESFIRVEVNGNLNEYIDRVVGKYPLRGFDAIHLASAMVIHERLPQDFIFACFDDRLARAAQSEGFETFPPEE
- a CDS encoding DUF2281 domain-containing protein codes for the protein MTSIIKGVETMHEREIELKLQKLPEDLRREVLDYVEFLLKKYKGTKSKTKKFRFDWEGELSEMREEFTSVELQHRTLEWR
- a CDS encoding PIN domain-containing protein, whose amino-acid sequence is MFLADTNIFLEILLGQDKKEECKRFLINNIGNLSITDFSLHSIGVILFRYNKEDSFQKFIEDVMPDTRLLSLPIELYSDVVNVRKSLNLDFDDAYQYSAAKYYDLQVVTMDKDFEKIKDVEILFL